The Anopheles merus strain MAF chromosome 2L, AmerM5.1, whole genome shotgun sequence genome has a segment encoding these proteins:
- the LOC121594526 gene encoding uncharacterized protein LOC121594526, with amino-acid sequence MGQPLVSSCCRCYSLRSGSIATGILGILLSIISIILIFTVRIDFKTILMDWLPQNVVKIIYALNLVMTILISLLMIMGVMKKNHFFMMPWVVLGLMLAIGLLISVIYNAVVYFIDGYVLGGTLWIVVGLLSVVIYVYLWIVVYSYFVTLKNENDRGRYSKQPYRR; translated from the exons ATGGGCCAGCCGCTAGTCAGCTCCTGCTGCCGATGTTATTCGCTCCGAAGCGGATCCATTGCCACGGGTATCCTCGGCATTCTGCTCTCGATCATCTCGATTATTCTAATTTTCACCGTGCGCATCGACTTCAAGACCATTCTCATGGACTGGCTGCCGCAAAATGTGGTGAAAATAATCTACGCACTCAATCTGGTCATGACGATACTGATCTCACTGCTGATGATTATGGGCGTAATGAAG AAAAATCACTTCTTCATGATGCCGTGGGTCGTGCTGGGACTGATGCTTGCGATAGGATTGCTCATTAGCGTAATTTATAACGCGGTGGTTTACTTCATCGATGGATACGTTTTGGGCGGAACGCTCTGGATTGTGGTTGGGCTGCTATCCGTTG TCATATACGTGTACCTATGGATCGTGGTGTACAGCTACTTCGTGACGCTGAAGAATGAAAACGATCGGGGACGTTACTCGAAGCAGCCATACCGTCGATAA